Proteins found in one Arthrobacter sp. U41 genomic segment:
- a CDS encoding helix-turn-helix domain-containing protein: MSSGSMGRSGVMASSMSAVIRDDMGRHRLSGNRLAAMAGVSQNYMAKRLRDDAPLTLDDVEVISAALDVPVLALFNESAQLAEKRRVVIIRDTN, translated from the coding sequence ATGTCATCAGGTTCCATGGGACGCTCCGGCGTCATGGCCAGTTCGATGTCGGCGGTCATCCGCGATGACATGGGAAGGCATCGCTTGTCCGGCAATCGGCTGGCCGCAATGGCCGGTGTGTCCCAGAACTACATGGCGAAGCGACTGCGAGACGATGCCCCGCTCACCCTGGATGACGTCGAGGTAATCTCGGCGGCCCTGGACGTCCCGGTGCTGGCGCTTTTTAACGAGTCGGCCCAGCTGGCCGAAAAGCGCCGTGTTGTTATTATCCGGGATACTAACTGA